The sequence below is a genomic window from Streptomyces sp. NBC_00289.
GGCCGTGGACGCGCCCGCGCTGGGCGTGTACTACGTGGACGATCACTTCGTGCCCTATGCCGGGGCCCGCCCGGTGGGCCGGGGCTGGAACAACAAACGCAAGCAGGCCCAGAAGGGCCACGGTGACACGCTCGTCACCGACTACCGGGGCCGCGCGGTGGCGTTCCTCACCGGCGAGCCCTCGGGGCTGACCCGGACCCTGCCCGAGGCACTGGAACAACTGCGGGCCATCACCGGCCCCGCGGCGAAACTGATGCTCGGCTTCGACCGCGGCGGCGCCTACGCGAGCGTGTTCAACGTCTGCCGGTCCTTCGAGACCGACTGGATCACCTACCGGCGCGGCAAACTGAAGATCTCCCTCATCAAGCCCACCGCCCACCCCTACCCTTCCCCCGGAGCCGGAGCCGGAGCCGGAGCCGGAGCCGGAGCCGGAGCCGGAGCCGGAGCCGGAGCCGGAGCCGGAGCCGGAGCCGGAGCCGGAGCCGGAGCCGGAGCCGGAGCCGAAGCCGGAGCCGAAGCCGGATCGGGCGAGGTGGTGTATCTGGCGGATGAGCTGGTGGAGTTCGACGGCTACGGAGTGTGCCGGCAGCTTTCCCTGTTCGAGGACGGGGTGCTGCGACTGCAGGTGCTGACCAGTGACATGACCGCGGGCGCCGCGTCGCTGCTTGCCTGGCTGCGCTCGCGCTGGCGGATCGAGAACGCCATCAAGGACCTGGCCCGCCTGCACGGCATCGACTGGCTGTGCGACTACCGCATGACCGAAACCGATGACACCACACCGGTCGACAACCCCGCCCGCGCCGCCGCCCTGCAGACCGTCCGCGACCGGGAAAAGGACCTCGCCGCCGCCGAACGCCGCCTGGCCCGCCTCATCGAGTCCCCGCTCCGCCCCGTCGCGAAGATCAACCAGCAGATCCCCGCCGCCCGCACCGACGTGGACGAGGCCAAAAAGGCCCTGACCACCGCCAAGACCGAGCTGAAGCAGATCTCGGTCAAGATCCCCGCCAACCAGCTCCACCCCGGCCGGCAGCGTGCCCTGCCCGCGACCGGGCGGCGCACCCTCCAGATGGTGCTGCGGATGCTGGCCTACAACACCGAACTCTGGCTCGCCGACCGCCTCAACAACTACCTGCGCGACAACAACGAGTACCGGACCCTGACCCGCAGCCTCTTCCACCTCCACGGCACCCTCGACTACCAGCCGAAGAAGATCACCGTCACCCTCGACCCACCCGGCAGCCCCCGCCTGACCCACGCCCTGACCCTGCTGATCGACGAAATCAACCAGACCCCACCCCACCTCCCCGGCGACCCCCGCCCGATCACCTACCACCTCACCCCGACTCAACAGTGATCAAGAACCCGATTCCGGAGGTCTGGGCCCCGGCCGCGCCGCCGAGGAGGTGTCGAACGGCAGGCCACGCAAGAAGGCGGTGGACGAGGTCGCGCTGCTGATCGACGCGATGCTGAAGGCGGAGATCCTCATCAAGGGTGCGGTAGTGCACGAGCGCCTGGTGAAGAACTACGGCTCCACCATCAACTACCAGTGCGTCAAGCTCTCTATCTGCAGGAAGCCCGTCCACGAGTCGCCGAGGAACTGGGCATCTCACCGCGGGAGTTGGCGGGCATGCACCGCCGCTTCGAGGTCGTGCCCCGGGCCCAGGCCCAGGTCGACTGGGGCGACGAGGGCAAGGTTCTCGCCCACCTGAGCATCCCGAAGGTCTATTCGTTCCACATGACCCTGTCGTACTCCCGCGATCCGTTCTGCTGCTTCACCACCAGTGAGCTTCTTCAGCGTTGCTTCTCCAGGGTGAGGACGGCCTTGGCGATTGACGTGAGTGTGTTGGGACTGACGCGGGCTTTGCGGAAGATCCGCCAGGCTTTGAGTCGTGCGAAGGCCCGTTCGACGGGCGAGCGGAGTCGGGCGTGTGCCCGGTTGACGGCCTTCTCTTTGACGGTGAGCTCACGGTTTCGGTGTCTTTTGAACGGGTGTGGCGAACGTTCCGCCGGCACCCTGGTACGCCTTGTCCGCGAGGGCGGGGATCTTCAGTCGCTCACGGATGGGGCGATGTTGTGGGTGCGGGCGGCGGTGATGTCCGCGGTCCGTCCGGGCAGGGCCGGCGAGTACCAGACGAGCTCACCGGCCGGGCCGGTGACCGTCTGGATGTTCACGCCGTGCTTGCGGTGCTTGCCTGAATAGTCGTCCTGGCTGTTGCCCACGCGGTCGCATTCGGCGAGCGTGCCGTCGACGAGGATGTACTCAGGGCGGGCTTGCCGCAGCGCGTGAGTGAGAGAGGGCGCGCGGGCGGCCAGGTGGGTGATCACGCTGTGTACATGTGCGTGGGCGGTGCTACTCGGTCCCGGCACGCAAGGTCCGCCCCCGCCAGCTGGTGGAGATCCGGGCCACCAAGTCGCAGATCAGCCTGCACTCGGCCACTGCGGCCGTCGGCGATGACAGCCTGCTGGCCGTCCATGCAAGGGCTGTCGGCCGTGGTGTCCGCGTCGTCGACGAGAGCCACTGAAGTGGCCTGCCCGAGGAGAACAACCGGCGGACCACCACCGAAGTGTCCTTCTCCCCCGCAGCAGGACGCCACCTACAGGCAGGGCACCGGACCGCTCCAGGCCCTGCTCAACAGGGCCACGGCCACCCGGATCGAGGCTGGCCGCCGGCCGCTGTCGGTCTACGACGAACTCACCGGCACCCGGGAATCCGTAATCAAAGTTCAGGCACACTCAGCCCAGGCCGCTCGTCATCCCAGCTCATCGAAATGATATTCCATCCAGAGCGGGTTTGTGAAAATTGAGTAGATATAACCCCCTTACTTTCAATTTTTCCCGAATGAGTCAAAGCCGACTTTCTATATACACTGAGCCGGTGCGCCATATTCCCAAATACTGTGGTGCTGGATGCAACCTCGAACTCACTAAACGAAAGCAACTCGCCGGTTATAATGGATGTTTCCCGGGAAGTGATAAAATCCGAAACTGTCGACACTTCTGGCGCGCCAGAAGTGTTCCTGATCAGCCTTCCTTCGCTTGCAAAGATTCTCACTAGTCTGTCGCGGCAAGGATAACTTCCTTCACGAAAGGAAACAGCTTCAAAGAATCCGGCCATAAGTTGCTCGAGGACAACCTCTGCAGCTGCATTCATACCACTCAACACTCTTCCTTTTCGGAGCTGGTGAACATCAATGTTTGATTAAAATGCTGCATGATGGGAGTCAGGCATCTGTACGCGACACGAAGGGCGAGTTGATCTTCAAGTTGCAGAAAATTAGCTAGCGCCGCTGTCGTCGAAGGACGTGGCGGTGGTGCAATCCGTCGACACGTATTACTCTATCGAGTGATATTTACTGGCAGACCGAATCGCCGCATGAGTAGCGCCCGCTCAAGATGAGTGCGTGCCTCAGAAACAGTCCAGTGGCGCATCGGGCGGGCCTTCCCCGTGAAGATGGGCATGCGGTGATTGATCACGCGGCGAGCGTGAGTTCAACGGTGTAGTGGCGGTATTTGTTGCGTTGGGGCTGAGGTCGCCGGTGCGTGGACCGCACCGGGCTGACAGACGCGCTGGCCGGGGTGCTGCCCTCCAGCGCAGCGGCCGGCTGGCGGGACCGCGCCTGGGTACCGGTGCATCCGGCGATCGCGATCGCGCCGGGTGCGGCGAACTTCTCGGAGGCCGGTCCGCTCTCTCCTCAGCCACCCGCCACTGGCTCGCCTGCTCTTGCAAGTGGGCTGTGATGGGGTAGCCCTTGGCCTGATTTGGCGCTGCGGCGCTCTTGCCGGTCTTCTTGTACTTCGGCTCCCAGGTGTTCAGGTCGAAGCACAGGCGCAGCGTGGCCCGCTGAGGAGTCGCCTCGAGGTTCAGGACAACGTCGTCCTCTTTGGCGGTGATCTTCGGTTCGCCTGTAAAGACGATGTCGCTCTGCATGTTGACGAAGACGGCGTCCTTCACGTCCCGTAGTTCCTTACCGGTGGCGTACTTGGCGATCTGTGTTCCTGCGAGCGAGGCCTTCGCATACGCCTTGATCTGTTCGGCGTTCAAGCTCCGGTAGGTGGCAGCTGGACGCCAAGGGCCTGCTGCCGGGAGAACCCCTGATGGACGCCGGCTACATCTCCGCGCCCCGTCCGTGATCGTGCGCTGGAACTGCTGGAGCCACACGGTCCGCAAGATGCCGACGGCCGGGACCTGCCGCAGCCAGGCTGGGGCGCCGGCCGCGAGGGTCGTTCCGAGGAACTGGTAGCCGTCGGCCGCGATGCGCCAGGTCAGTTGAGTCCGCTCGCTCTCGTCACTCGGCAGTCGGTAGGAGTCCACTCGAGCCTTGTACTGCTTTTGCCAGCCCCCGGGCATCCAGGAGGCGAGCCACTTGGGTGCTGCGACGGCAACCGCCTCCAAGGCGGCCCTCAGCGTCTCGCCGACGAACTCCAGGCGGTTGAGATCCCTCACCGCGGCGAGGATGTGGGTGGAGTCCGTGCGCTGTCGGCCCCGGCCCGACACAAGCTCCAGATCGTTTGAGCCGCACCAGCAGCAGGTCCAGGATCGTCTCTTCCAGTCCGTGGGCCAGGAGTCGGTCGCGGAAGCCCGTCAGTACGGTGAAGTCGAAGCCGGGTCGGCCAGCTCGAGGCCGAGCAGGTACTTCCAGTCGATTCTCGCTCGTACTGCGTGGGCGGCCTGGCGGTCCGTCAGGTTCTCCGCGAACTGCAGCACACTGACCAGTGCCAGCTGCCCCGGCGCGACACCGGGTCGGCCACGCACACCGAATGCGGACCTGAAGATCTCGTCGTCGAAGAGCGGACCGAGCGCGTCCCGCACCCGCATCGCCAGGCAGCCCTTCGGGAACGCTTCTCGCGCCACCATTCGCGTCCCCTCAGGAACCTCCCGACCCGAATCTGCCCGCATCGACACCCGGCCCTCCGCCCTACGACCGAACCGCAGGCCTGCCGCCCAAGCCCCTGATCCTCAGGCTCCACCCCTCCACCATCAGCCAAGACCAAGAACAACGGCATTCACCCAATTGGGCAACGGGGTCCGTCGATGTACTCGAACAGCGCGAGATTCGCCTCGGCCCGGGTGGTGAAGACGCGCCCGCGGATGCACTCTGCCTTGATCAGCATCCACAGATTCTCACATTGTCGCACGAGTCCCCGCCCGAGCCCATGGACACGTGGACGCCCGTCCGCAGCAGGTGAGTTGTCAGCTTCACGGACGTGCAACTGACAGCCGTGGTCAGCGTGGTGGACTAGCGTGCCGGGCTCGACCTCGCGGGAGGCGAGGGCGCACTCGAGGGTGGACAAGACCAGGTCGGCGTCCGCGCGGGCATTCCTGACTCAGAAGACCAGAACACACGTCGAAGCTCCAGCTGAGTGGCGCGACTATTTCAGTCAGCCTACGACAACCAGAGCTTCGACGTGTTGACGGATTGGGTTACAAGTCACCTATGAGACGTCATTGTGACCTACGCTTTAAGGGGTCTTTATCTCTTTCAGCTGTGCCGCCAACTCGGCCATCCGCCCTCTAGCCGTCGCAATTGATGCAGCCTGAACTTTTCGGACTTGACGCAAAACCTGAAGGTTGCTTATCGCTCGATCATAGTCCCAGAATAGGTTAGCCAGGTGATCGCCATAAGTTATGCCATTACTTACCTCTTCTGTAATTCCTTGCCAAACTTCGATTTCTTGAGAAAGGTCCGCTATCTCCCGCGTGGCATTGGTGATCAGACTGTCGGTGCTAGCCAGTTCTTTCGTCATCATACCCAAATCAGCGGATGCTCTCATTACCGAGAAACCCAACTTGGCTGCCGTGTTCATAGACATGGCGCCGCTTGCTTCCCACAGGGCGGCCCTCGCGGAGGTGTCTAGGAGAGAGAGTCCACCGCCGCCCTCGGGTAGCAGTCCGGTGAACTCCAGCTTCACAAGCAATACTTCAGCCGCCACGCAGGCATTGTCTCCACAGAGCAGCTGAGTGCCATCACTAAGTCTAACAAAGCCTACTTTCCCTGTCAGTTTAACTGCGGCTTGTGTATTTCCTCGAAGCGTGTCAAGCAACGTGTGATAGCCAATGGGGTATGAGTCCGCGCCGGCGTAGGGGTCTGTAGTGTCGAGGGGAGTGACGGGGCCGCCGGTGGTGGCGCTTTCGGGTATGTCTGCGGCTATTTCGAGGTTGGCTCCGGTTTCGTCGCTGGTTGCGGTGTTGGCGTTGTTCCAGAGTTGTTGGGCGTTGGAGCCGCTGTTTTCTCCGGTGACGGAGTGGCTGAAGGTGGTGTCGTCGGTGGGGATGCCGTGGGTGGTGCCGGGGATGCCTTTGCCGGAGCGGTTTCCGCAGTCGCCGTCGGCGGTGGTGTAGCCGCCGGTGCAGGATTTGTAGCCGGTGGGGTCGGTGAGGTTGGTGGGGTTGTTTTCGGTGTAGGTGTAGCGGTTGAGGGCTTGGCTGGTGTGGTAGCCGGTGGTGTAGGGGTCGGGGGTGAGGAAGCGTTTGAGGGTGGGGTTGTAGATGCGGCCTTTCATGTTGATGAGGCCGAGGTCGTCGTCCATTTGGTGGCCGGTGTAGCCGTGGTGGGTGTCGCCGGTGGTGCCGGTGTAGGGGGTGGCGTCGTTTTTGGTGCGTTTGCCGAAGGGGTCGTAGTAGAAGGTGTCGCCGGTTTTGATGGTGCCGGTGGCGTCGGTGGTGGCGGTGATGCTGCCTTGGGAGTCGGTGAGGTGGTGCTGGGTTTCGGTGGTGTGGGTGGTTTCGTTGTAGACGAGTTGGGTGGTGATGCCGGCGCCGCCGGGGAGGTGGAAGACGTGTTTGACGGTTTTGGGGGTGGTGGCGGTGGCGCCGGTGGTGCGGCGTTCGTAGAGGCCGGGGAAGTGGAAGGTGACGGTGTCGGTTGAGGTCTGGGTTTCGGTGATGCGCTGGCCGTAGGCGTCGTAGCGGTAGGTGGTGGTTTTGCCGTTTTTGGTGATGGTTTTGGGCAGGTCGAAGGCGGTGTAGGTGGCGGTCTGGGTGGTGGCGGTGGCTTCGGTGACGGCTGTCTGGCGGCCTTCGCTGTCGTAGCAGAGGGTCTGGGCCGGGCCGCTGGCGGGGGTGTAGGAGGTGGCGGTGTGGGGGCCGGCGGTGGTGTCTGTGCCGCAGGTTTTCTTGTCGTAGGTGCGCTGGTCGCTGGTGTTGGTGGCCTTGTCGGTGACGCTCAGCAGGTTGCCGATGGTGTCGTAGGAGTAGGCCGCGCCGCGGGGGGTGGTGCCGCCGCCGGCGCCTTCGCCGCTCAGGGACCAGTTGGTGAGCCGGTCGAGGGTGTCGTAGGTGTAGGTGTCGGTGCGGTTGCTGTTTTGGGTGCGGGTTTCGATCTGCCCGTTGTCGAGGTAGCCGTAGCTGAACTTCTGCACGGTGCTGGGGGTGGTGCCGGGTTTGGTGACGGTGGAGTCGTGGAGCTGGCCGGTGCCGCTGTCGTAGGTGTTGTCCAGGATGAGGCTGGTGCCGATGGTCGCCTTTTCCAGGGCGAGGTTGGGCTTGCGGGAGTTGACGGTGAACAGGTTGGTGGAGGCGCCGCCGGTGATGTCGGTGATGCGCTGGAGGTAGCCGTTGTCGTTGTAGACGGATTTGACGGTGGTGCGCTCACGGCCGGGTGTCTGGGGGTAGGCCATCGTGTCGGGCCGGCCCAGGGAGTCGTAGCCGATGTCGCTGGACAGTGTGGCGTTGGTGGCTGCCGCCGAGTCGGTGATGTCCTGGCCGGCCGGACGGCCGGCGGTGTCGTAGCGGTGGGTGGTGGTGATGTTGTCGGGGCTGGTGGCGGTGGCCGGTTTGCCGATGCCGTGGGCGGCGGTGTCGAAGACGAACGTGGACGTGCCGTCCTCGGTGGTGGAGGCGATGGTGCGGCCCAGGTCGTCGTAGCCGAACACCGTCTTGTGCTGTGACGTGTCGTGGATCTCGCTGTCGATCTGCCCGGTGCCGTAGTACGAGGTCTTGGTTATTCCGGTGTCGGGGTCCTCCAGCTGGGTGCGCCGGCCGAGGATGTCGTACTGGCTGGTGGTGATGTTGTTCTTGGGGTCGGTGACCGTTCTGGGCAGCCCGAACGGGGCGTAGGTGTAGGTGGTGGTCAGGTCCTGCGCCGCAGCGGTGCCTGCCTTGAGTGTTTCGGTGACGCTGGTGGTGCGGCCGTCGACGTCACTGAGGGTGCGGGTCTTGGCCCGGTTGCCGCCCGAGCCGGCCGGCTGGAGTACTTCACTTTCGAAGAACGAGGGATAGCTGTAGGTGTTTTGCACCGGGTGGCCGGCGGTGGAGCCGGGCAGGTCGGTGCTGATCGGCCGGTCCAGGGAGTCGAAGATTGTGCTGGTCGTTCCGGCCGGGGCGGCTCCGGTGGCCTGCACCATGCGGCCCAGCAGGTCATAGCGGCTGCTGGTTTTGCTGTCGGTGTTGACATCGAAACCGGTGACGGCAGTGTTCAGGGTCCGTCCCAGCGCGTCGGTGGCAACCGTGCTGGTGCCGGCCGTCTTGGGGGTAGTACCGCTGAAGTCGACCGTGCTGGTGGTGATTTTGGTGCCGTTGGTGCCGCCCTGCGTGTCCGGCCTGGCCGCATACGAGATGGTCGTCGAGGCGCTGCCGTCCGCGTCCGAGCGCACCAGCCGGCCCAGGTCGTCATACCGGCTGGACGTCGTCACGCCGTTGGCGTCCATCGAGGCCAGCGGCACGCCGTAGGCGGGGTGGACTGCGGTCCATACGGTGGGACGGTAGGCGTCCAGATCGTGCTTGGACCACACCTGGGAGGGATAGATCTTTTCATCCGGCTGCAGTTCGCCGAACATCTTGTCGTACTCGATGCGGGACTCCTGCGTCGGCATGCCCGCGGTGGTGCTGTCACCGTCGTCGACCTTCGTGCCCCGCAGCAAGCCCTCGGTGTCGTAGCTGTAGGTCGTCGTCGAGCGCAGATCAGGATCGGTGGAGTCCTTCTCCACCCACACCGTGTCGACCTGGCCCTTGGTGTTGTAGTGGCTGTCCACCGTGCGGGTCACCGCGGTGCGGCCGGGCTCAAAGCCCGTGGTCTTCCTCTTGGTCGCCAGCCCCGGCAGCCAGGTGGTGGCATCGATCCGGTTGTCGAAGGTGGTCTCCTCGGTCACCGCAGCGCCGTGCTCGGTCAGCGTCGACACCTTGCGCAGGTTGCCGTAGGCGTCGTAACCGCCGGACTGCTCACCCGGCGTGATCAGCACCTGGCGCAGCCGCTTGAGCTGCGGATACTCCGCCGGTTCCTGCATGCCGGTCAGGTGCGAGGTCTTGATACCGTCCAGCGCACCGAAGGTCAGCCCGACCGACTGCTCCCACTCCTTGGTGGTGGAAGACGCGGGCAGGACCTGGAACACCTTCCCGCCGTGGACCTGGCGTACTTCCAGATTGTCGTTGACGGTGCGGGTGACCCGCGCGATCGCGTTGGCCGGTTTGGCGGCCAGTTCGCTCGGGCTCAGCACCGGAACAATGGTGGTGACCGTCTTGGGCGCAGTGGCCTGCGGGTAGTAGCGGCCGTCGACCTTCAGCCGGTGCGCGTACTCGGTGGTGGTCTCCATCGGACGCTGCGGATCCCACGTCCGCACCGTGCCGAATCCGAGCCAGCCGCGGCCGCGGACATCAGCGATGGGGTCTTCATAGGAGTGGAAGGTGCGCCGCAGCTGGCCGGCACTGTCGACGGTGTCGGCGAGGTGGGCGCGGGAGGCGACCTCACGCACCACCGGCATTCCCGAGCGGCGGCATACCAGCGGATACGCGCACACCGTCTGGGTGACCATGTCCGGCCGCTCGGACCACTGCAGGCCGTAGGTGACCTCGGTTGACGGCCAGGCGGTGCCCTCGTCCTTCACCGACATCATCCGGCCGGCGTCCTTGCTGCTGCCGTCCTGCATCGTCAGCCGGACATCACCGGCCGCGGTGAAGTGGACCAGGTCGATGCGGCCGTCCGCGTTGAAGTCACCCAGCTGGGTGGTCGTGCGCCCCCGGCCGGGCACCATCGTGCCGGCATTGCCCGGCACATCCGCAGCCGGACGGAACTGCCCGTCACCACGCGAGAGCTTCAGCTGCACCCCCGCCGCGGTGAGCGCGAACACATCGTCACGGCCGTCGCCGTCCGCGTCCGCGATCCGCACATCCGGCTCCTCACCGGAAGCACCGACGGGAACCTGCAGCGTGCGGCCGGAAAACTCCAGACCCCGCCCGGTGTTCCACAAAATGTTCGACGCGCCGCCGGCCTTGGGAACCATCAGCGCATCGGCCAGGCCGTCACCGTTGAAGTCACCCAGCTCCGTTGAATGCGTCTCCATCAGATGCGGCGCCACCTTGTAGCCACGCTTGCCGCCCGCATCCACAAAACCCGGCTCGGTGACCGCATTGCCGGCCGCGTCCAGACGCAGCACATACGTCTCGGTGCCGTTGCGGCACCGCTCTTCCATCGTCAGCGGCGCATCCGGCTCCTCCGCATTACGCGGAGCACCCCGCTTCT
It includes:
- a CDS encoding IS3 family transposase encodes the protein MLIKAECIRGRVFTTRAEANLALFEYIDGPRCPIG
- a CDS encoding FG-GAP-like repeat-containing protein — its product is MAVEGCWGSGAIFVIGYFFGVVVMGRGVGLRWVFGLGRCGWLALSTVCAMLFSLFSGVPVSASPAGVVAGERVGPGHRAGVLGSDVPPGLPGGHKDVPVPGGAVSGGSSKVAYLPGEGGVSASGDYTYHVPLEVPAGRAGMAPSLSLDYASSGGSGALGRGWSVSGLSQISRCAKSEAQDDVTAGVAFDVSDRYCLDGQKLVQVNAGSAAYGAEGAEYRTETDSFARIVSKVVDPDTTVLGPDAFVVSTKSGRVLRFEAKVDDSTAAVVQQVSSRVTDPAVSSAATVASGAGRRVTWLLRSESDVHGNKISYSWLQPVAGQGVFVPDRIDYTSNGGRAATRAVDFVYEDRGVEDEVSFARGVKSTWNKRLASVKMIAPNPVDPQMVWQYDLNYQISAGGRLELGSVKKSGYLGTATRAKVFSYGDDAGPVFTDKHVAVGDVLNMQRDEKPAVQVADLNGDGASDIVYQVGRSVQDTSSLPLEHHVRLGKRSESSAEPLAEHHGSGLVLGLPHVGQMRPVDADGDGKVELAGQYSLGGLPPQHLMRLYKWDDDQHTFVDGGGGAAGSKYGFEFADMDGDGRIDYLPAANVANGSGTSFGFTVRKNTGSGFAAAAAPQTSVFDYGCPVRATDVDGDGRAELVGNPRLPQVDAPLNPGPDDEIVGFPGKKRGAPRNAEEPDAPLTMEERCRNGTETYVLRLDAAGNAVTEPGFVDAGGKRGYKVAPHLMETHSTELGDFNGDGLADALMVPKAGGASNILWNTGRGLEFSGRTLQVPVGASGEEPDVRIADADGDGRDDVFALTAAGVQLKLSRGDGQFRPAADVPGNAGTMVPGRGRTTTQLGDFNADGRIDLVHFTAAGDVRLTMQDGSSKDAGRMMSVKDEGTAWPSTEVTYGLQWSERPDMVTQTVCAYPLVCRRSGMPVVREVASRAHLADTVDSAGQLRRTFHSYEDPIADVRGRGWLGFGTVRTWDPQRPMETTTEYAHRLKVDGRYYPQATAPKTVTTIVPVLSPSELAAKPANAIARVTRTVNDNLEVRQVHGGKVFQVLPASSTTKEWEQSVGLTFGALDGIKTSHLTGMQEPAEYPQLKRLRQVLITPGEQSGGYDAYGNLRKVSTLTEHGAAVTEETTFDNRIDATTWLPGLATKRKTTGFEPGRTAVTRTVDSHYNTKGQVDTVWVEKDSTDPDLRSTTTYSYDTEGLLRGTKVDDGDSTTAGMPTQESRIEYDKMFGELQPDEKIYPSQVWSKHDLDAYRPTVWTAVHPAYGVPLASMDANGVTTSSRYDDLGRLVRSDADGSASTTISYAARPDTQGGTNGTKITTSTVDFSGTTPKTAGTSTVATDALGRTLNTAVTGFDVNTDSKTSSRYDLLGRMVQATGAAPAGTTSTIFDSLDRPISTDLPGSTAGHPVQNTYSYPSFFESEVLQPAGSGGNRAKTRTLSDVDGRTTSVTETLKAGTAAAQDLTTTYTYAPFGLPRTVTDPKNNITTSQYDILGRRTQLEDPDTGITKTSYYGTGQIDSEIHDTSQHKTVFGYDDLGRTIASTTEDGTSTFVFDTAAHGIGKPATATSPDNITTTHRYDTAGRPAGQDITDSAAATNATLSSDIGYDSLGRPDTMAYPQTPGRERTTVKSVYNDNGYLQRITDITGGASTNLFTVNSRKPNLALEKATIGTSLILDNTYDSGTGQLHDSTVTKPGTTPSTVQKFSYGYLDNGQIETRTQNSNRTDTYTYDTLDRLTNWSLSGEGAGGGTTPRGAAYSYDTIGNLLSVTDKATNTSDQRTYDKKTCGTDTTAGPHTATSYTPASGPAQTLCYDSEGRQTAVTEATATTQTATYTAFDLPKTITKNGKTTTYRYDAYGQRITETQTSTDTVTFHFPGLYERRTTGATATTPKTVKHVFHLPGGAGITTQLVYNETTHTTETQHHLTDSQGSITATTDATGTIKTGDTFYYDPFGKRTKNDATPYTGTTGDTHHGYTGHQMDDDLGLINMKGRIYNPTLKRFLTPDPYTTGYHTSQALNRYTYTENNPTNLTDPTGYKSCTGGYTTADGDCGNRSGKGIPGTTHGIPTDDTTFSHSVTGENSGSNAQQLWNNANTATSDETGANLEIAADIPESATTGGPVTPLDTTDPYAGADSYPIGYHTLLDTLRGNTQAAVKLTGKVGFVRLSDGTQLLCGDNACVAAEVLLVKLEFTGLLPEGGGGLSLLDTSARAALWEASGAMSMNTAAKLGFSVMRASADLGMMTKELASTDSLITNATREIADLSQEIEVWQGITEEVSNGITYGDHLANLFWDYDRAISNLQVLRQVRKVQAASIATARGRMAELAAQLKEIKTP
- a CDS encoding putative transposase codes for the protein MTETIVLELPGMPEPSVLRRVEVDGKCLVSRGVSVLFVYDAADRGMRNLAVVAVTDAGVAVQEAATAFGLTPQYVSMLRGRARRDGSAGLVKPMGRRPKLSPRQVEQARRWAGQGWSQEQIAARLGIHRSQISLLLARHGAIAPQPELQLPAEGAEQPGPAGDAAPELEGVRAGQVRSRYAGAMLGHAFLARSGVPDTFASLRTTSSREADDAALLCAVTLAFGLGISSLEGAKLLDRREAGALAGLARLPELRTLRPQLAAIADACDPLAVQRQLAAAMLAVDAPALGVYYVDDHFVPYAGARPVGRGWNNKRKQAQKGHGDTLVTDYRGRAVAFLTGEPSGLTRTLPEALEQLRAITGPAAKLMLGFDRGGAYASVFNVCRSFETDWITYRRGKLKISLIKPTAHPYPSPGAGAGAGAGAGAGAGAGAGAGAGAGAGAGAGAGAGAEAGAEAGSGEVVYLADELVEFDGYGVCRQLSLFEDGVLRLQVLTSDMTAGAASLLAWLRSRWRIENAIKDLARLHGIDWLCDYRMTETDDTTPVDNPARAAALQTVRDREKDLAAAERRLARLIESPLRPVAKINQQIPAARTDVDEAKKALTTAKTELKQISVKIPANQLHPGRQRALPATGRRTLQMVLRMLAYNTELWLADRLNNYLRDNNEYRTLTRSLFHLHGTLDYQPKKITVTLDPPGSPRLTHALTLLIDEINQTPPHLPGDPRPITYHLTPTQQ
- a CDS encoding transposase, whose product is MVAREAFPKGCLAMRVRDALGPLFDDEIFRSAFGVRGRPGVAPGQLALVSVLQFAENLTDRQAAHAVRARIDWKYLLGLELADPASTSPY